One window of the Prochlorococcus marinus XMU1411 genome contains the following:
- a CDS encoding RNA recognition motif-containing protein encodes MTLSLNIGNLFNDSSSHALVDELRKRTSEEDILDFEEKFNSKNEKNLHIYICRFLKNRSISRGLASRWLITIIKNKESKIDALQKLNN; translated from the coding sequence ATGACATTAAGCTTAAATATTGGGAACTTATTTAATGATTCCTCTAGTCATGCATTAGTTGATGAGCTAAGAAAAAGAACATCAGAAGAAGATATCTTAGATTTTGAGGAAAAATTTAACTCCAAAAACGAAAAAAATCTACACATTTATATATGTAGATTTCTAAAAAACAGATCGATATCCAGAGGTCTAGCCTCAAGGTGGTTAATAACCATAATTAAAAACAAAGAATCAAAAATTGATGCTTTGCAAAAATTAAATAATTAA
- a CDS encoding peptide chain release factor 3 yields the protein MSLGTKILNNKDILDAVNKRRNFAIISHPDAGKTTLTEKLLLYGGAIQQAGAVKARGNQRKATSDWMDLEKQRGISITSTVLQFEYERSVINLLDTPGHQDFSEDTYRTLAAADNAVMLEDAAKGLEPQTRKLFEVCKMRKIPIFTFINKMDRPGREPFSLLDEIESELGLNTLPINWPIGSGEQFRGVIDRFSREVILFDKAVRGKQSNEKRLSLEDKELLKYVERDLLENSLEELEVLDEAGSKFEKDKVFNGSLTPVFFGSAMTNFGVRPFLDSFLNMAQKPTSRNSNKGDIEPASDEFSGFVFKLQANMDPKHRDRVAFIRVCSGKFEKDMSVKHSRTGKTIRLSRPQKIFGQDREVVDDAYPGDVIGLNNPGMFSIGDTLYTGAHLEYEGIPSFSPEIFSWLRNPNPSAFKNFRKGVNELREEGAVQILYDFDESKRDPILAAVGQLQLEVVTHRLKSEYGVDAKLESMPYQLARWISDGWPAIEKLGRIFNCKIVKDCWNRPVILFKNEWNLNQFVEDNNQLTLNKVAPVVSGVEPIVL from the coding sequence ATGAGCTTAGGTACCAAAATTCTTAATAATAAAGACATACTGGATGCAGTAAATAAAAGAAGAAATTTTGCTATTATTTCACATCCAGATGCTGGGAAAACCACTCTTACTGAAAAGCTTCTTTTGTATGGGGGTGCCATTCAACAGGCAGGTGCAGTAAAAGCTAGGGGTAACCAGAGAAAAGCTACATCAGACTGGATGGACCTTGAGAAACAAAGAGGTATTTCTATTACATCAACTGTATTGCAATTTGAATATGAAAGATCAGTAATCAATTTACTAGATACACCAGGACACCAAGATTTCTCTGAAGATACTTATAGAACATTAGCTGCTGCTGATAATGCAGTTATGCTGGAAGATGCTGCTAAAGGACTAGAACCTCAAACTAGAAAACTGTTTGAAGTTTGCAAGATGCGGAAAATACCAATATTTACTTTCATAAATAAAATGGATAGACCAGGAAGGGAGCCATTTTCTTTACTTGATGAAATTGAATCAGAACTTGGATTAAATACTTTACCTATTAATTGGCCAATTGGAAGTGGCGAACAATTTAGAGGGGTTATTGATAGATTTTCGAGAGAGGTCATTTTATTTGATAAAGCCGTGAGAGGAAAACAATCGAATGAGAAAAGATTAAGTCTTGAAGATAAAGAGCTATTAAAATATGTAGAAAGAGATTTACTTGAAAACTCACTTGAAGAATTGGAGGTTCTTGATGAGGCAGGATCGAAATTTGAAAAAGACAAAGTTTTTAATGGTTCTTTAACCCCAGTTTTCTTTGGATCTGCCATGACTAATTTTGGCGTAAGACCATTTTTAGATAGTTTTTTAAACATGGCACAAAAACCAACTTCAAGAAATAGTAATAAAGGGGATATTGAACCTGCAAGCGATGAATTTAGTGGGTTTGTTTTTAAGCTACAGGCAAATATGGATCCAAAGCACCGAGATAGGGTTGCTTTTATAAGAGTTTGTAGTGGCAAATTTGAAAAGGATATGTCAGTTAAACATTCCAGAACTGGGAAAACAATCAGATTATCAAGACCACAAAAAATATTTGGGCAAGATAGAGAAGTAGTGGATGATGCCTATCCTGGAGATGTTATTGGCTTGAATAATCCAGGTATGTTTTCTATTGGAGATACTCTTTATACTGGTGCTCATCTGGAATATGAGGGCATACCATCCTTTAGTCCTGAAATATTCAGCTGGCTAAGAAATCCAAATCCTTCAGCATTTAAAAACTTTAGAAAGGGTGTTAATGAACTTCGGGAAGAAGGCGCTGTCCAGATTCTTTATGACTTTGATGAAAGTAAAAGAGATCCTATACTCGCAGCTGTTGGTCAATTGCAGTTGGAGGTGGTAACTCACAGATTAAAAAGTGAATATGGTGTAGATGCAAAACTTGAATCAATGCCATATCAATTGGCTAGATGGATTTCTGATGGGTGGCCAGCCATTGAAAAACTAGGGAGAATATTCAATTGTAAAATAGTTAAAGATTGTTGGAATAGGCCAGTTATTCTTTTTAAAAATGAGTGGAATCTAAATCAATTTGTTGAAGATAATAATCAATTAACTTTAAACAAAGTTGCTCCTGTTGTTAGTGGAGTCGAACCAATTGTTTTATAA
- the nrdJ gene encoding ribonucleoside-triphosphate reductase, adenosylcobalamin-dependent, which yields MTVAPNKASSESNSNNLKKDDFPKTAPAAYPVFFRSYSRKTSSGKRENWSEVGERNLSGLKELGKLSEEELILMREMQSNQKAQPSGRWLWIGGTPWINKNPNFSGAYNCTSTNLIDWEAFALMMDLAMMGCGTGAIIEPHFINKLPTVLNKINIKSVSEVGITPKDQREEKSSLEIKGKDLHIKVGDSRRGWVDSYKYLLEASSNENLEREIDVYINLEDIRPAGESLKGFGGMANPIKLKDLYSRVASLLGKAIGRKLSTVECCLLIDEAAVTIVAGNIRRSAGMRQFASNDKEAASAKENLWSQDANGNWRIDPEKDALRMANHTRVYHTKPTYQTILDAVTKQFHSGEGAIQFAPEAIARSNADILKDDELRKEFIEIYSEQGKDEARNWINSSYGPFSEEELDHRMSRYGLNPCGEILGNDFHCNLAEVHLNQIDPGNFEEQKKAFKAAALSVACLLNHEFEVERYRKSREYDPIVGVSFTGLFDFCVHAFGTPWLKWWEAGRPNSEEGKAFKEKEAEFLDSWRKIVKETVWEYCDKHNLRRPNRCTTVQPAGTKSLLTGAAPGWHPPKAQRFIRRITFRKNDPIALACMDYGYSVVPSQSDKDENGCLLDNPFDPRCTEWLVEIPTEVSWANIEGADQIDINNFSALAQFDFYMQVQKFYTEHNTSATVEFRENEIEDLAKAIHNAIENNEGYISAALLARFSANATFPRLPFEPISKEEYISLQNKVIERKVNNDFFDALNKYDVGELSEAGPAGCDSDKCLLPLAKPKD from the coding sequence GTGACTGTTGCACCAAATAAAGCTTCTTCTGAGAGCAATTCGAATAATCTTAAAAAAGATGATTTTCCAAAGACTGCGCCAGCTGCTTATCCTGTTTTTTTCAGATCTTACAGCAGAAAAACTTCATCTGGCAAAAGGGAGAACTGGAGCGAAGTTGGCGAAAGGAATTTATCGGGATTAAAAGAACTAGGAAAACTTTCCGAGGAAGAGTTGATCCTAATGAGAGAGATGCAAAGTAACCAAAAAGCTCAACCTTCAGGGAGATGGTTATGGATAGGCGGAACCCCTTGGATTAATAAGAACCCAAATTTTTCAGGAGCATACAACTGTACATCAACGAACTTAATTGATTGGGAAGCCTTCGCATTAATGATGGACTTAGCAATGATGGGATGTGGAACAGGTGCAATAATTGAACCTCATTTTATAAACAAACTTCCTACAGTTTTAAACAAAATAAATATTAAATCAGTCAGTGAAGTTGGAATAACTCCTAAAGATCAAAGAGAAGAAAAGTCATCATTAGAAATCAAAGGAAAAGATCTTCACATCAAAGTTGGAGATAGCAGAAGAGGCTGGGTAGATAGTTACAAATATCTTCTTGAGGCATCAAGTAATGAAAATCTTGAAAGAGAAATTGATGTTTATATAAATTTGGAAGATATTAGACCTGCTGGAGAATCATTAAAAGGTTTTGGTGGGATGGCAAATCCTATTAAATTGAAAGATCTCTACTCTAGAGTCGCATCACTTCTTGGAAAGGCAATAGGCAGGAAATTAAGTACAGTAGAATGTTGTTTACTAATTGATGAAGCTGCAGTAACTATAGTTGCTGGGAATATAAGAAGAAGTGCTGGAATGAGGCAATTTGCCTCAAATGATAAGGAGGCGGCATCTGCAAAAGAAAATCTATGGAGTCAAGATGCAAATGGTAATTGGAGAATAGATCCTGAAAAAGATGCCCTCAGGATGGCTAATCATACCAGGGTTTACCATACAAAACCCACATACCAAACTATTTTGGATGCCGTAACCAAACAATTCCATTCAGGTGAGGGGGCTATTCAATTTGCTCCAGAAGCAATCGCAAGATCAAATGCAGATATCCTCAAGGACGATGAATTAAGAAAGGAATTTATTGAAATCTACTCAGAACAAGGTAAGGATGAAGCGAGAAATTGGATAAATAGTAGTTATGGCCCATTTTCTGAAGAAGAGCTCGATCACAGGATGAGCAGATATGGACTTAACCCCTGCGGGGAGATATTGGGAAATGATTTTCACTGCAATTTAGCTGAAGTTCATTTAAATCAGATTGATCCCGGAAATTTTGAAGAGCAAAAAAAGGCTTTCAAAGCTGCAGCTCTTTCTGTAGCATGCTTACTCAATCATGAATTTGAAGTCGAGCGTTACAGGAAAAGTAGAGAATATGATCCTATCGTAGGGGTAAGTTTCACTGGATTGTTTGATTTCTGCGTCCACGCATTTGGGACACCATGGTTGAAGTGGTGGGAAGCAGGAAGGCCAAATAGTGAAGAAGGGAAGGCATTCAAAGAAAAGGAAGCTGAATTCTTAGATTCGTGGAGAAAAATAGTAAAAGAAACTGTATGGGAATATTGTGATAAGCATAATCTAAGGAGACCAAATAGATGCACAACAGTTCAGCCAGCTGGGACTAAAAGTCTTCTTACTGGAGCAGCTCCAGGATGGCATCCTCCAAAAGCTCAAAGATTCATAAGAAGAATAACTTTCAGGAAAAATGATCCAATCGCATTAGCTTGCATGGATTATGGTTACTCAGTTGTCCCATCTCAATCTGATAAGGATGAAAATGGCTGTTTGCTTGATAATCCATTTGATCCAAGATGTACAGAATGGTTAGTTGAAATCCCTACAGAAGTTAGTTGGGCAAATATAGAAGGCGCAGACCAAATAGATATCAATAATTTCTCAGCATTAGCTCAATTTGATTTTTACATGCAAGTGCAAAAATTTTACACAGAGCATAATACCTCTGCAACCGTAGAATTTAGAGAAAATGAAATCGAGGATTTAGCTAAGGCTATTCATAATGCGATAGAAAATAATGAGGGATATATTTCAGCAGCATTGTTAGCTCGATTTAGTGCAAACGCTACTTTCCCTAGATTACCCTTTGAACCAATAAGTAAAGAGGAATATATATCATTGCAAAATAAAGTAATAGAAAGGAAAGTTAATAATGATTTCTTTGACGCTCTAAATAAATATGATGTTGGAGAACTATCTGAAGCAGGACCAGCAGGTTGTGATTCAGATAAGTGTCTACTTCCTCTGGCTAAACCAAAAGATTAA
- a CDS encoding CPP1-like family protein, giving the protein MDSNSSKNNSEKSPYEILGIEEGAAFEEIQRARDLKVKEAGEDLILKAKIESSFDQLLMGSLKSRQSGNVSYEAVSASKKEKQINQFTNNNFPLLSKIKNLNNNSNNSSQYSLPKITTPSFDNLPIKISVGLLFLVLLLISPDSNNRLLLSISTLILTYTQIKSGKRFIGSLGWSVTFLSIGLIFGGLLETNSFIQEVSNNSLSIQKIQSIPAMVILWLGVIFL; this is encoded by the coding sequence TTGGATTCAAACAGTAGTAAAAACAATAGTGAAAAATCACCTTATGAAATTTTAGGTATAGAAGAAGGTGCTGCTTTTGAGGAAATTCAGAGAGCCAGAGACCTTAAGGTTAAAGAGGCTGGTGAAGATTTAATTTTGAAAGCTAAAATAGAATCTTCTTTTGATCAGTTACTGATGGGGAGTTTGAAATCTAGGCAATCAGGAAATGTAAGCTATGAAGCTGTGAGTGCTTCAAAAAAAGAAAAACAAATTAACCAATTTACCAATAATAATTTTCCACTGCTATCAAAGATAAAAAATTTAAATAATAACTCTAATAATTCAAGTCAGTATAGTCTGCCAAAAATAACGACCCCATCATTTGATAATCTTCCAATAAAAATATCAGTTGGGCTATTGTTTTTAGTTTTGTTACTTATTAGTCCAGACTCAAATAATAGACTTTTACTTTCTATCTCCACATTAATACTTACCTATACTCAAATTAAATCGGGGAAAAGATTTATAGGTTCTTTAGGATGGAGTGTCACCTTTCTTTCAATAGGGTTAATATTTGGTGGATTACTTGAGACTAATTCTTTTATTCAGGAAGTATCAAACAATTCTTTATCAATACAAAAAATTCAAAGTATTCCAGCCATGGTTATTTTATGGCTGGGCGTAATTTTCTTATGA
- a CDS encoding DUF3531 family protein: MNIIFREVDPFNCWIWIRFSESPTKDEKNYLDGVFDSWYVLGRLGGFNSENLQTHEEGSDLSWMSYDNEQKNASLPALMHNLGIMEYQNLWGRCWVDFGTSDSLSIDILINSLNEISNNYVKIEELIIGGENDDWVIEEHEDLVFKD; the protein is encoded by the coding sequence ATGAATATTATTTTTAGAGAAGTTGATCCTTTTAATTGTTGGATATGGATAAGGTTTTCAGAATCACCAACTAAAGATGAAAAAAATTATTTAGATGGTGTTTTTGATAGTTGGTACGTTTTGGGCAGGTTAGGGGGATTTAATTCTGAAAATTTGCAAACTCATGAAGAGGGTTCTGATCTCAGTTGGATGTCCTATGATAATGAACAAAAAAACGCATCTCTTCCAGCCTTAATGCATAATTTAGGAATCATGGAATATCAAAACCTGTGGGGTAGATGTTGGGTTGATTTTGGGACTTCAGACTCCCTTTCAATAGATATCTTAATTAATTCTTTGAATGAGATATCAAATAATTATGTAAAAATTGAAGAGTTAATTATTGGTGGTGAAAATGATGATTGGGTTATTGAAGAACATGAAGATTTAGTTTTCAAAGATTAA
- a CDS encoding ABC transporter ATP-binding protein: MLDLKEISYQPQTGERKIIENLNLKVHENEIILICGNSGSGKTTLLEIISGLTNPQKGKITWKNKLLSSRQRRWFCGVVFQFPERYFIGTTIGKELKIGHKSLREKNIEIVLNKVGLNKINLTQPPEQLSGGQQRRLAVAVQLLRNPSILLLDEPTAGLDYSMRNDVKNLIIDLKNKNTIIIVTHEPALFEGIPSRILILEKGKIKNLMKKNDEG, translated from the coding sequence ATGCTTGATTTAAAAGAAATATCTTATCAACCTCAAACTGGTGAAAGAAAAATAATAGAAAATCTTAATTTAAAAGTTCATGAAAATGAAATTATCTTAATTTGCGGCAATAGTGGTTCTGGGAAAACTACACTTCTCGAAATAATAAGCGGATTAACAAATCCACAAAAAGGAAAAATTACTTGGAAGAATAAACTTTTATCTTCTAGGCAAAGGAGATGGTTTTGTGGAGTAGTATTCCAATTCCCTGAAAGATACTTTATAGGTACAACTATTGGGAAAGAATTAAAAATAGGCCATAAATCTTTAAGAGAAAAAAATATAGAAATAGTTTTAAATAAGGTTGGTTTAAATAAAATTAATCTGACCCAACCACCAGAACAACTAAGTGGAGGACAACAAAGAAGGTTAGCTGTAGCAGTTCAGCTACTTAGAAACCCATCAATTCTTTTACTTGATGAACCAACTGCTGGTTTAGACTATTCAATGAGAAATGATGTTAAGAATTTAATCATTGATCTAAAAAATAAAAATACAATTATTATTGTTACTCATGAACCTGCCTTATTTGAGGGCATTCCGTCTAGGATATTAATTCTGGAAAAAGGAAAAATCAAAAATCTTATGAAAAAAAATGATGAGGGATAG
- a CDS encoding DUF4278 domain-containing protein, whose translation MTLIYRGQKYVQNKEAAKKQHNVLTYRGKAYTS comes from the coding sequence ATGACTCTAATTTACAGAGGGCAAAAGTACGTCCAAAACAAGGAAGCCGCTAAAAAGCAGCACAACGTACTAACTTATAGAGGAAAAGCTTATACAAGCTAG
- a CDS encoding class I SAM-dependent methyltransferase: protein MERIPEPELMVKKEQVISYDEADFSEGEINLINQINYYLFRKNISLGEKDLIVDLGCGPGNMSEKLAIKWPNTEVVGIDGSKEMILRAEYNKSISTNQEKLKNLSYICSDIKDIESNNSLLKKRISLLVSNSLIHHISNLEDFFNTIRSLSSNITVNFHKDLKRPLDEKYALELKAQCSTKYNDILTNDYYASLKASYTFKELKYFTLKNNLSSLDVFEDGDNYLIVYGNV from the coding sequence ATGGAAAGAATCCCTGAACCTGAATTAATGGTAAAGAAAGAGCAGGTCATTTCTTATGACGAAGCTGATTTTTCAGAAGGGGAAATTAATCTAATTAATCAAATAAATTATTATCTTTTTAGAAAAAATATTTCTTTAGGTGAAAAAGATTTAATAGTTGATTTGGGATGCGGCCCAGGAAATATGTCTGAGAAGTTAGCAATAAAATGGCCTAATACTGAAGTAGTTGGAATAGATGGTTCTAAAGAAATGATTTTGAGAGCAGAATATAATAAAAGTATTTCTACTAATCAAGAAAAATTAAAAAATTTAAGCTACATTTGTTCTGACATCAAAGACATTGAATCAAATAATTCTTTACTTAAAAAAAGAATTAGTTTACTTGTAAGCAACAGTTTGATTCATCACATTAGCAATCTTGAAGATTTCTTCAACACCATAAGAAGTTTGTCTAGTAATATCACTGTAAATTTTCACAAGGACTTGAAAAGACCATTAGATGAAAAGTATGCTTTAGAACTCAAAGCACAATGTTCAACAAAATATAATGATATTTTAACCAATGATTATTATGCATCTTTAAAGGCTTCTTATACTTTCAAAGAGTTAAAATATTTCACTTTAAAGAATAATCTATCCTCTTTAGATGTGTTTGAAGACGGTGATAATTATTTAATAGTCTATGGTAATGTTTAA
- the hslO gene encoding Hsp33 family molecular chaperone HslO produces the protein MRDRIVRATAANGGIRLVAVLTTESSLEAKKRHGLSYLTTCILGRAFSASLLLASSMKIMHGRVTLRVRSDGPLKGLLVDAGRDGKVRGYVGNPDLELDLVKIDNNKYSFDFTKALGTGYLNVIRDSGIGEPFTSTVELVNGNIAEDLASYLYHSEQTPSAVFIGEKIQNQGVICSGGLLAQVLPKKDTDPLLVSLLEERCKEINSFSEDLFQSKDNLLSLIRNIFPDIDDKSISEKARSQEVSFKCKCSKQRSLNAMKMLDKSELEDILKKDGKAELVCEFCKNKYLINYEEIKSMIEN, from the coding sequence ATGAGGGATAGGATAGTACGAGCTACTGCCGCAAATGGAGGAATAAGATTAGTTGCGGTCTTAACAACAGAGTCTTCCCTAGAAGCCAAAAAGAGACACGGCTTATCTTATTTAACCACCTGTATCTTAGGGAGAGCATTTAGTGCTTCACTGCTTTTAGCCAGTTCAATGAAGATAATGCATGGGAGAGTAACTTTAAGAGTTAGATCTGACGGACCTTTAAAGGGATTGCTGGTTGATGCAGGAAGAGACGGCAAAGTTAGAGGTTATGTAGGGAATCCCGATTTAGAATTAGATCTAGTCAAAATAGACAATAATAAATATTCTTTTGATTTCACAAAAGCATTAGGTACTGGATATTTAAATGTTATTAGAGATAGTGGAATTGGAGAGCCCTTTACAAGTACAGTTGAATTAGTAAATGGGAATATTGCAGAAGACTTAGCTTCATATTTATATCATTCAGAACAAACCCCTTCTGCTGTATTCATTGGAGAAAAAATTCAAAATCAAGGTGTTATTTGTAGTGGTGGCTTATTAGCTCAAGTCTTACCTAAAAAAGATACTGATCCTTTACTAGTCTCACTACTTGAAGAAAGATGCAAAGAAATTAATTCTTTTAGCGAAGACCTGTTTCAGTCAAAAGATAATCTTCTTTCGTTAATAAGGAATATTTTCCCCGATATTGACGATAAATCAATCTCTGAAAAAGCTCGTTCCCAAGAAGTTAGTTTTAAATGCAAGTGTTCTAAACAAAGAAGTTTAAATGCAATGAAGATGCTTGATAAGAGCGAGTTGGAGGACATCCTTAAGAAAGATGGCAAAGCAGAATTAGTTTGTGAATTCTGTAAGAATAAATATCTTATAAATTATGAAGAAATTAAATCGATGATAGAAAATTAA